One segment of Ficedula albicollis isolate OC2 chromosome 2, FicAlb1.5, whole genome shotgun sequence DNA contains the following:
- the MLH1 gene encoding DNA mismatch repair protein Mlh1 isoform X2 — protein sequence MVEDLFYNVNTRRKALKNPNEEYAKILEVVSRYAIHNSGVSFSVKKQGDTVSDVRTLSNASTVDNIRAIFGNAVSRELIEVGCEDANLAFKMKGYITNANYSVKKCVFLLFINHRLVESAAMRKAIETVYAAYLPKGMHPFLYLSLEIAPQNVDVNVHPTKHEVHFLHEDSILERVQQHVESKLLGSNSSRMYFTQTLLPGVDCSSSEVVKSTANSSVVIKGTSDKVYAHQMVRTDSREQKLDAFLQPANNPRSAGPTEVVTEVNAGPPESSDRPQDAEMEEVSDLVEMAYVQEDTVKPGEPSESGHLSPETLPSRKRPWEDMDVELEKNYTRKDMTAACTPRRRIINLTSVLTLQEEISNQAHAKLQEMLHEHSFVGCVSPQWALAQYQTKLYLLNTTKLSQELFYQILIYDFANFGVLRLSEPAPLYELSMLALEDPESGWTEEDGPKEGLAEYIVEFLKQKTEMLKDYFSLEIDEEGNLTGLPLLIDNYVPPLEGLPMFILRLATEVNWDLEKECFESLSKELAMFYSIRKQYIIEESNPTNSQNEDSESGSTTWKWTVEHVLYKAFRTHLLPPKHFAEDGNILQLANLPDLYKVFERC from the exons GTATGCCATCCATAACTCAGGTGTCAGCTTTTCAGTTAAAAAG CAAGGTGATACTGTGTCAGATGTTAGAACCTTATCCAACGCCTCAACAGTGGACAACATTAGGGCCATCTTTGGAAATGCTGTTAGCAG GGAACTCATAGAAGTGGGCTGTGAAGATGCAAATCTGGCCTTTAAAATGAAAGGTTATATCACAAATGCAAACTACTCTGTGAAGAAATGCGTATTTTTACTCTTCATAAACc ATCGGTTGGTAGAGTCAGCTGCTATGCGCAAAGCCATAGAAACTGTGTACGCTGCTTATTTGCCAAAAGGCATGCACCCATTCCTATACTTAAG cctggaaataGCCCCCCAGAATGTAGATGTGAATGTGCATCCTACAAAACATGAGGTCCATTTTCTTCATGAAGACAGTATTCTGGAGCGTGTGCAACAACATGTAGAGAGCAAGTTATTGGGCTCTAATTCCTCAAGGATGTACTTCACTCAG ACATTGCTTCCAGGGGTTGACTGCTCTTCCAGTGAGGTTGTAAAATCAACAGCAAACTCTTCTGTGGTTATCAAGGGAACCAGTGATAAAGTTTATGCACATCAGATGGTCCGCACTGATTCCCGAGAGCAGAAATTGGATGCTTTTCTTCAGCCAGCGAACAATCCCCGAAGTGCAGGCCCCACTGAAGTAGTAACAGAGGTTAATGCAGGACCTCCAGAGAGTTCAGACAGGCCCCAGGATGCTGAAATGGAAGAAGTCAGTGACCTGGTTGAAATGGCTTATGTTCAGGAGGATACGGTGAAGCCTGGGGAGCCGAGTGAGAGTGGACACTTGTCTCCCGAGACTTTGCCTTCTCG GAAGAGACCATGGGAAGACATGGACGTAGAATTGGAGAAAAATTACACCAGAAAGGACATGACTGCTGCCTGCACCCCTAGAAGAAGAATTATCAACTTGACCAGTGTGTTGACTCTCCAGGAGGAAATTAGTAACCAGGCACATGCAA AACTTCAGGAGATGCTACACGAGCACTCATTTGTTGGTTGTGTCAGTCCTCAGTGGGCTCTGGCCCAGTACCAGACAAAACTGTACCTTCTCAACACAACAAAACTCAG TCAAGAACTCTTCTACCAAATACTTATTTATGACTTTGCAAACTTTGGAGTCTTAAGGTTGTCT GAGCCAGCTCCTTTATATGAACTTTCAATGCTTGCTTTAGAGGATCCTGAAAGTGGCTGGACAGAAGAAGATGGCCCAAAAGAAGGGCTTGCTGAGTACATTGTGGAGTTTTTGAAACAGAAGACTGAAATGTTGAAAGATTATTTCTCTCTTGAAATTGATGAG GAAGGAAATCTTACTGGGTTACCGCTTCTGATAGACAACTATGTCCCACCATTGGAAGGACTGCCTATGTTTATCCTGCGCTTGGCCACAGAG gtAAACTGGGATCTAGAAAAGGAGTGTTTTGAAAGCCTGAGTAAAGAATTAGCCATGTTCTACTCCATCAGAAAGCAGTATATAATAGAGGAATCCAACCCGACAAACTCTCAG aaTGAGGATTCTGAGTCTGGTTCAACAACATGGAAATGGACTGTGGAACATGTGCTTTACAAAGCTTTTAGGACTCATCTTTTACCTCCTAAACACTTTGCAGAAGATGGCAACATTTTGCAACTTGCTAACCTGCCTGACCTGTATAAAGTTTTTGAAAGATGTTGA
- the MLH1 gene encoding DNA mismatch repair protein Mlh1 isoform X1 codes for MKGYITNANYSVKKCVFLLFINHRLVESAAMRKAIETVYAAYLPKGMHPFLYLSLEIAPQNVDVNVHPTKHEVHFLHEDSILERVQQHVESKLLGSNSSRMYFTQTLLPGVDCSSSEVVKSTANSSVVIKGTSDKVYAHQMVRTDSREQKLDAFLQPANNPRSAGPTEVVTEVNAGPPESSDRPQDAEMEEVSDLVEMAYVQEDTVKPGEPSESGHLSPETLPSRKRPWEDMDVELEKNYTRKDMTAACTPRRRIINLTSVLTLQEEISNQAHAKLQEMLHEHSFVGCVSPQWALAQYQTKLYLLNTTKLSQELFYQILIYDFANFGVLRLSEPAPLYELSMLALEDPESGWTEEDGPKEGLAEYIVEFLKQKTEMLKDYFSLEIDEEGNLTGLPLLIDNYVPPLEGLPMFILRLATEVNWDLEKECFESLSKELAMFYSIRKQYIIEESNPTNSQNEDSESGSTTWKWTVEHVLYKAFRTHLLPPKHFAEDGNILQLANLPDLYKVFERC; via the exons ATGAAAGGTTATATCACAAATGCAAACTACTCTGTGAAGAAATGCGTATTTTTACTCTTCATAAACc ATCGGTTGGTAGAGTCAGCTGCTATGCGCAAAGCCATAGAAACTGTGTACGCTGCTTATTTGCCAAAAGGCATGCACCCATTCCTATACTTAAG cctggaaataGCCCCCCAGAATGTAGATGTGAATGTGCATCCTACAAAACATGAGGTCCATTTTCTTCATGAAGACAGTATTCTGGAGCGTGTGCAACAACATGTAGAGAGCAAGTTATTGGGCTCTAATTCCTCAAGGATGTACTTCACTCAG ACATTGCTTCCAGGGGTTGACTGCTCTTCCAGTGAGGTTGTAAAATCAACAGCAAACTCTTCTGTGGTTATCAAGGGAACCAGTGATAAAGTTTATGCACATCAGATGGTCCGCACTGATTCCCGAGAGCAGAAATTGGATGCTTTTCTTCAGCCAGCGAACAATCCCCGAAGTGCAGGCCCCACTGAAGTAGTAACAGAGGTTAATGCAGGACCTCCAGAGAGTTCAGACAGGCCCCAGGATGCTGAAATGGAAGAAGTCAGTGACCTGGTTGAAATGGCTTATGTTCAGGAGGATACGGTGAAGCCTGGGGAGCCGAGTGAGAGTGGACACTTGTCTCCCGAGACTTTGCCTTCTCG GAAGAGACCATGGGAAGACATGGACGTAGAATTGGAGAAAAATTACACCAGAAAGGACATGACTGCTGCCTGCACCCCTAGAAGAAGAATTATCAACTTGACCAGTGTGTTGACTCTCCAGGAGGAAATTAGTAACCAGGCACATGCAA AACTTCAGGAGATGCTACACGAGCACTCATTTGTTGGTTGTGTCAGTCCTCAGTGGGCTCTGGCCCAGTACCAGACAAAACTGTACCTTCTCAACACAACAAAACTCAG TCAAGAACTCTTCTACCAAATACTTATTTATGACTTTGCAAACTTTGGAGTCTTAAGGTTGTCT GAGCCAGCTCCTTTATATGAACTTTCAATGCTTGCTTTAGAGGATCCTGAAAGTGGCTGGACAGAAGAAGATGGCCCAAAAGAAGGGCTTGCTGAGTACATTGTGGAGTTTTTGAAACAGAAGACTGAAATGTTGAAAGATTATTTCTCTCTTGAAATTGATGAG GAAGGAAATCTTACTGGGTTACCGCTTCTGATAGACAACTATGTCCCACCATTGGAAGGACTGCCTATGTTTATCCTGCGCTTGGCCACAGAG gtAAACTGGGATCTAGAAAAGGAGTGTTTTGAAAGCCTGAGTAAAGAATTAGCCATGTTCTACTCCATCAGAAAGCAGTATATAATAGAGGAATCCAACCCGACAAACTCTCAG aaTGAGGATTCTGAGTCTGGTTCAACAACATGGAAATGGACTGTGGAACATGTGCTTTACAAAGCTTTTAGGACTCATCTTTTACCTCCTAAACACTTTGCAGAAGATGGCAACATTTTGCAACTTGCTAACCTGCCTGACCTGTATAAAGTTTTTGAAAGATGTTGA